From one Saccharomyces cerevisiae S288C chromosome XVI, complete sequence genomic stretch:
- the NIP7 gene encoding ribosome biosynthesis protein NIP7 (Nucleolar protein required for 60S ribosome subunit biogenesis; constituent of 66S pre-ribosomal particles; physically interacts with Nop8p and the exosome subunit Rrp43p), with protein MRQLTEEETKVVFEKLAGYIGRNISFLVDNKELPHVFRLQKDRVYYVPDHVAKLATSVARPNLMSLGICLGKFTKTGKFRLHITSLTVLAKHAKYKIWIKPNGEMPFLYGNHVLKAHVGKMSDDIPEHAGVIVFAMNDVPLGFGVSAKSTSESRNMQPTGIVAFRQADIGEYLRDEDTLFT; from the coding sequence ATGAGACAGCtaacagaagaagagacCAAGGTTGTTTTCGAAAAACTCGCCGGCTATATTGgtagaaatatttcttttttagtgGATAATAAAGAACTTCCTCATGTCTTCAGATTACAAAAGGATAGAGTATATTACGTACCCGATCATGTTGCAAAATTGGCTACTAGTGTAGCAAGACCTAACTTGATGTCTCTGGGTATTTGTTTAGGTAAATTCACGAAAACTGGAAAATTCAGGTTACATATTACTTCTTTGACAGTATTGGCTAAGCATGCCAAATATAAGATATGGATTAAACCTAATGGGGAGATGCCATTCTTATACGGTAATCATGTGTTAAAGGCACATGTGGGTAAAATGTCTGATGATATACCAGAACACGCCGGTGTTATTGTGTTTGCAATGAATGATGTGCCATTAGGGTTCGGTGTCAGTGCGAAAAGTACTTCTGAGTCAAGAAACATGCAACCCACTGGTATAGTTGCTTTCAGACAAGCAGATATTGGTGAGTATTTGAGAGATGAAGACACCTTGTTTACTTAG
- the RKM1 gene encoding protein-lysine N-methyltransferase (SET-domain lysine-N-methyltransferase; catalyzes the formation of dimethyllysine residues on the large ribosomal subunit proteins L23 (Rpl23Ap and Rpl23Bp) and monomethyllysine residues on L18 (Rps18Ap and Rps18Bp)): MSSDALKALLQWGASFGVIVPEELKFLYTDLKGIICVCEKDIDNPSIKIPPEIVISRNLPMKFFGLSESTKNINGWLKLFFAKIKFDRDNDTIVDNVRVNDKFKPYLDALPSRLNSPLVWNPSELKRLSSTNIGNSIHEKFEGIFKEWFELVSSSDMFDLERVADDVQTFHNLDELTYEALYEKILKITELQRPTIWYSFPAFLWSHLIFISRAFPEYVLNRNCPDNSIVLLPIVDLLNHDYRSKVKWYPENGWFCYEKIGTASQSRELSNNYGGKGNEELLSGYGFVLEDNIFDSVALKVKLPLDVVSTILETEPSLKLPLLSDYTTYAFENKDCVQQEKKATRSATDYINGVTYFINIQNEQCLEPLLDLFTYLSKAEEEDLHDLRARLQGIQMLRNALQSKLNSITGPPATDDSYAIDPYRVYCADVYTKGQKQILKEALTRLKKLEKTMLSENKHQLLTMSKILKNDPAFAETELPSLFSNEDGEEVIFESTYDLLILWILLKTKKNSYPTKYEWVGQQYTNFKQTAYISDDAKAFHTAYFEKQDDVDLAEVDHAIQFVVDNSFTRTSSTTEETILVRK; the protein is encoded by the coding sequence ATGTCATCAGATGCGTTAAAAGCACTACTTCAGTGGGGTGCGTCATTTGGTGTAATAGTGCCAGAGGAACTCAAGTTTTTATATACCGATCTTAAGGGCATTATTTGCGTATGTGAAAAAGATATAGACAATCCCAGCATCAAGATTCCTCCCGAGATTGTCATTTCAAGGAATCTGCCCATGAAGTTTTTTGGGCTAAGTGAATCCACTAAGAATATCAACGGATGGCTGAAGTTGTTCTTcgcaaaaataaaatttgaTAGGGATAATGATACTATCGTGGACAATGTTCGTGTGAATGATAAATTTAAACCTTACTTGGATGCATTGCCTTCCCGCCTAAATTCGCCCTTGGTCTGGAACCCAAGCGAGTTGAAGCGTTTATCATCTACAAACATAGGGAATTCGATTCATGAAAAGTTCGAAGGTATATTTAAAGAGTGGTTTGAACTGGTCAGTTCTTCAGATATGTTTGACTTGGAAAGAGTGGCAGATGATGTGCAGACCTTCCATAATCTCGATGAGTTGACATATGAGGCTTTGTATGagaagattttgaagataaCAGAACTTCAAAGACCAACTATCTGGTATTCTTTTCCTGCATTTTTATGGTCGCACCTTATATTCATTTCAAGAGCATTCCCTGAATATGTGCTAAACAGAAACTGTCCTGACAACTCTATTGTACTGCTTCCCATCGTCGATCTTCTAAATCATGACTACCGTTCCAAAGTCAAATGGTATCCTGAAAATGGGTGGTTCTGTTATGAAAAAATCGGTACCGCCTCCCAATCACGAGAACTATCAAATAATTATGGCGGTAAGGGAAATGAGGAGTTACTCTCTGGATATGGATTTGTTTTAGAAGACAACATATTTGACTCAGTGGCTTTGAAAGTTAAATTGCCATTAGATGTGGTATCTACAATTCTTGAAACAGAACCTAGTTTGAAGCTGCCCTTACTTTCGGATTACACCACTTatgcttttgaaaacaaagacTGTGTCCagcaagaaaagaaggctACTCGTAGTGCTACAGACTACATCAATGGGGTGACTTACTTCATTAACATACAAAATGAACAATGTTTAGAACCATTACTGGATCTTTTTACCTACCTTTCTAAGGCCGAAGAGGAGGATCTACACGATTTGAGAGCCCGTTTGCAGGGTATACAAATGCTACGAAATGCATTGCAGAGCAAACTCAACAGCATTACTGGACCACCTGCAACTGATGACTCTTATGCAATTGATCCTTACAGAGTCTATTGTGCTGACGTTTATACTAAAGgtcaaaaacaaattttaaaagagGCTTTAACGAGGTTGAAAAAACTAGAAAAAACAATGCTGTCAGAGAACAAGCACCAATTGCTAACCATGAGCAAAATTCTTAAGAATGACCCTGCTTTTGCAGAAACTGAATTACCTTCGCTGTTCAGCAACGAAGATGGTGAAGAGGTCATCTTTGAATCTACTTATGATTTATTGATACTTTGGATTCTActgaaaacgaaaaagaattCTTACCCCACCAAATATGAATGGGTTGGACAGCAGTATACTAATTTCAAGCAAACTGCATATATTTCAGATGATGCCAAGGCTTTCCATACTGCATACTTCGAGAAGCAAGACGATGTGGATTTGGCCGAAGTAGATCATGCGATTCAGTTTGTAGTAGACAATTCCTTTACCAGAACTTCATCTACAACCGAAGAGACTATTTTAGTACGTAAGTAG
- the IPL1 gene encoding aurora kinase (Aurora kinase of the chromosomal passenger complex; mediates release of mono-oriented kinetochores from microtubules in MI, and kinetochore release from SPB clusters during meiotic exit; maintains meiotic spindle checkpoint delay in a mek1 null; maintains condensed chromosomes in anaphase; required for SPB cohesion and preventing multipolar spindle formation; promotes telomerase release at G2/M; Iocalizes to nuclear foci that diffuse upon DNA replication stress; inhibits Pse1p upon SAC arrest), with translation MQRNSLVNIKLNANSPSKKTTTRPNTSRINKPWRISHSPQQRNPNSKIPSPVREKLNRLPVNNKKFLDMESSKIPSPIRKATSSKMIHENKKLPKFKSLSLDDFELGKKLGKGKFGKVYCVRHRSTGYICALKVMEKEEIIKYNLQKQFRREVEIQTSLNHPNLTKSYGYFHDEKRVYLLMEYLVNGEMYKLLRLHGPFNDILASDYIYQIANALDYMHKKNIIHRDIKPENILIGFNNVIKLTDFGWSIINPPENRRKTVCGTIDYLSPEMVESREYDHTIDAWALGVLAFELLTGAPPFEEEMKDTTYKRIAALDIKMPSNISQDAQDLILKLLKYDPKDRMRLGDVKMHPWILRNKPFWENKRL, from the coding sequence ATGCAACGCAATAGTTTAGTAAATATCAAACTAAACGCTAATTCGCCATCGAAAAAGACCACAACAAGACCAAATACGTCCAGGATCAATAAACCATGGAGAATATCCCATTCGCCGCAGCAAAGAAACCcgaattcaaaaataccTTCACCTGtaagagaaaaattgaacagATTACCTGTAAACAATAAGAAGTTTTTGGATATGGAAAGCTCCAAAATTCCATCACCTATAAGGAAAGCGACTTCTTCCAAAATGATACACGAAAATAAGAAGCTACCTAAATTTAAATCCCTATCACTCGATGACTTTGAACTGGGGAAGAAATTAGGAAAGGGTAAATTCGGTAAAGTTTATTGCGTTCGGCACAGGAGTACAGGATATATTTGCGCACTGAAAGTAATGGagaaggaagaaataataaagtATAATTTACAGAAACAATTCAGAAGGGAGGTAGAAATACAAACATCGCTAAATCATCCGAATCTAACTAAATCATACGGCTATTTTcatgatgaaaaaagagtGTACCTGCTAATGGAATACTTAGTCAATGGGGAAATGTATAAACTATTGAGGTTACACGGACCCTTCAACGATATTTTAGCATCAGATtatatttatcaaattgCCAATGCCCTAGATTATATgcataaaaagaatattattCATAGAGATATTAAACCTGAAAATATACTAATAGGGTTCAATAATGTCATTAAGTTAACGGACTTCGGATGGAGTATAATAAATCCGCCAGAAAATAGAAGGAAAACTGTCTGTGGGACAATTGACTACCTTTCTCCAGAAATGGTGGAGTCAAGGGAATATGATCACACTATAGATGCATGGGCTCTTGGCGTCCTGGCGTTTGAACTACTGACCGGTGCCCCTCCGttcgaagaagaaatgaaagatACTACATATAAAAGGATAGCAGCACTGGATATCAAAATGCCCAGTAACATTTCTCAGGATGCGCAAGATTTAATACTTAAACTACTAAAATACGACCCCAAAGATAGAATGCGCCTTGGAGACGTAAAAATGCATCCTTGGATACTAAGAAACAAGCCCTTTTGGGAAAATAAGCGGTTATAG
- the THI6 gene encoding bifunctional hydroxyethylthiazole kinase/thiamine-phosphate diphosphorylase (Thiamine-phosphate diphosphorylase and hydroxyethylthiazole kinase; required for thiamine biosynthesis; GFP-fusion protein localizes to the cytoplasm in a punctate pattern): protein MVFTKEEVDYSLYLVTDSTMLPPGTTLCSQVEAGLKNGVTLVQIREKDIETKNFVAEALEVQKICKKYNVPLIINDRIDVAMAIDADGVHVGQDDMPIPMVRKLLGPSKILGWSVGKPSEVETLAKWGPDMVDYIGVGTLFPTSTKKNPKKSPMGPQGAIAILDALEEFKATWCRTVGIGGLHPDNIQRVLCQCVASNGKRSLDGISLVSDIMAAPDACAATKRLRGLLDATRYQFVECELNNTFPTTTSIQNVISQVSNNRPLVQHITNKVHQNFGANVTLALGSSPIMSEIESEVSELARIPNASLLLNTGSVAPIEMLKAAINAYNEVNRPITFDPVGYSATETRLCLNNTLLTYGQFACIKGNCSEILSLAKLNNHKMKGVDSSSGKTNIDTLVRATQIVAFQYRTVAVCTGEFDCVADGTFGGEYKLSSGTEGITAEDLPCVIIEDGPIPIMGDITASGCSLGSTIASFIGGLDSTGKLFDAVVGAVLLYKSAGKLASTRCQGSGSFHVELIDALYQLFHENKPEKWSASLKKFK, encoded by the coding sequence ATGGTATTTACTAAGGAAGAAGTTGATTACTCATTATATCTGGTTACAGATTCTACCATGCTTCCACCGGGAACTACTTTATGTTCTCAGGTTGAAGCTGGGTTGAAAAATGGTGTAACGCTAGTTCAAATCCGTGAAAAGGatattgaaacaaaaaatttcgtTGCAGAGGCTTTagaagttcaaaaaatatgtaaGAAGTACAATGTTCCACTTATTATCAATGACCGTATAGACGTCGCTATGGCAATTGACGCCGATGGGGTTCATGTGGGCCAGGACGATATGCCAATCCCAATGGTAAGAAAACTTTTGGGCCCTTCTAAAATTCTTGGATGGAGTGTTGGTAAACCTTCGGAGGTAGAGACATTGGCTAAATGGGGGCCAGATATGGTAGATTATATTGGTGTTGGTACTCTTTTCCCTACAtcaacaaagaaaaatcctAAGAAATCACCCATGGGTCCTCAAGGCGCCATTGCCATTTTGGATGCTTTGGAGGAATTTAAAGCTACATGGTGTAGAACCGTTGGTATTGGTGGTCTTCATCCTGACAATATTCAACGTGTGCTTTGTCAATGTGTTGCTTCAAATGGAAAGAGATCGTTGGATGGTATCTCTCTAGTCAGCGATATTATGGCCGCTCCAGATGCATGTGCAGCAACCAAGAGGTTGAGAGGCTTGTTAGATGCTACCAGATACCAATTTGTTGAGTGCGAGTTAAATAATACATTTCCGACCACAACTTCAATTCAAAACGTTATATCTCAAGTATCAAACAATCGTCCATTAGTGCAACATATCACCAATAAGgttcatcaaaattttggtgCCAATGTCACTCTAGCTTTAGGCTCATCTCCTATCATGtctgaaattgaaagtGAAGTATCTGAACTAGCAAGAATCCCAAATGCTTCTTTACTGTTAAATACCGGATCAGTGGCACCTATTGAAATGCTAAAAGCCGCAATTAATGCTTATAATGAAGTAAATAGACCCATCACCTTTGACCCGGTCGGGTACAGCGCCACTGAAACAAGGCTCTGTCTAAACAACACTTTGCTCACTTACGGCCAATTTGCTTGTATAAAGGGCAATTGCAGTGAAATACTGTCTCTAGCCAAGTTAAATAACCATAAAATGAAGGGCGTCGACTCTAGCAGCGGCAAAACGAACATCGACACACTTGTGCGCGCTACACAAATTGTGGCATTCCAATACAGGACTGTTGCTGTTTGCACGGGTGAGTTTGATTGCGTTGCTGATGGTACTTTTGGAGGCGAATACAAACTTTCATCAGGAACAGAAGGAATAACCGCTGAAGATCTTCCATGTGTAATAATTGAAGATGGCCCAATTCCTATCATGGGTGACATCACTGCAAGTGGATGTTCACTTGGTTCTACAATTGCTTCCTTTATCGGTGGGTTAGATTCCACTGGAAAACTGTTTGATGCTGTGGTTGGTGCTGTCCTATTATACAAATCAGCTGGTAAGTTGGCTTCCACCCGTTGTCAAGGAAGTGGTTCATTCCATGTCGAATTGATTGACGCATTATATCAATTATTCCATGAAAATAAACCAGAAAAGTGGTCCgcttctttgaagaaattcaaataa
- the SRP72 gene encoding signal recognition particle subunit SRP72 (Core component of the signal recognition particle (SRP); the SRP is a ribonucleoprotein (RNP) complex that functions in targeting nascent secretory proteins to the endoplasmic reticulum (ER) membrane) → MAKDNLTNLLSQLNIQLSQDEHSQVEQTCVKLLDSGCENPADVFRRCLVAVIQQDKYQKALHYLKKFKHIDDKYGRKFALEKLYIFYKLNMPDEFNTLYTAIITDDLDTVLKKDIESLRGILHVRAQYCYKNGLYQEAFKIYQHLASHNEKDQDSQIELSCNERVPLSVATELMNRSPLVTPMDESSYDLLFNESFIMASVGKYDKAIELLEKALQGATNEGYQNDINTIKLQLSFVLQMVGKTAQSKEILKGLLQELKADSPFSLICQNNLNAFVDFSKYNTNFNLLLRELNVEKLNTFNLQTFTHEQWSNIQRNVLFLRLFNNVKIHSQESLLSRTFDKYSKLVDNVTLESYKTQAKKLYHHTTKTILSGTDGSTIGILLLTIQLLIIEKEWENAIRIGELFLNESWKSSFEKFNDSQAIVCYILFELYKIKGRNNSKSVLLKKLGSVRVQLSGKIQENIPFWKHVGFELLSMGNAKESKALLREISNFSKGDADVLVDRVVSSDSLDIAQGIDLVRDIDIDKLIQLGVKPLESSAKRSKNTAVSKVQKRKVLELKKKRKIKRLEKFLQGRDTSKLPDPERWLPLRDRSTYRPKKKQQGAKQTQGGAMNKKSEQALDISKKGKPTVNKKPKNKKKGRK, encoded by the coding sequence atggctAAAGATAATTTAACTAATTTGCTCTCTCAATTGAACATTCAATTGTCTCAAGACGAGCATTCGCAGGTCGAACAGACTTGCGTGAAACTATTGGATTCTGGATGTGAGAATCCAGCGGATGTATTTAGACGTTGCTTAGTAGCTGTTATCCAACAGGACAAGTATCAAAAGGCTTTAcattatttaaaaaaattcaaacatATAGATGACAAGTACGGTCGCAAATTTGCGCTAGAAAAATTGTACATTTTCTATAAATTGAATATGCCAGATGAATTCAACACATTGTACACAGCAATTATCACAGATGATCTCGATACGGTACTAAAAAAGGATATCGAGTCACTTAGAGGTATCCTACATGTGAGAGCTCAATATTGTTATAAAAATGGGCTGTACCAAGAAGCTTTTAAAATATATCAACATTTAGCAAGTCACAATGAGAAGGATCAGGATAGTCAAATTGAACTCTCTTGTAACGAAAGGGTTCCGCTATCCGTTGCGACAGAGTTAATGAACAGATCACCCTTAGTTACTCCTATGGATGAATCTTCCTACGATTTATTATTCAATGAATCATTCATCATGGCATCCGTAGGTAAATATGACAAGGCTATCGAACTATTAGAAAAAGCGCTTCAAGGAGCCACGAATGAAGGCTATCAAAACGATATTAATACTATTAAATTGCAATTATCATTTGTTTTGCAAATGGTGGGGAAAACTGCACAAAGTAAAGAAATCTTAAAGGGCTTATTGCAGGAACTGAAAGCCGATTCTCCATTCTCTTTAATTTGTCAAAATAACCTAAATGCGTTTGTTGATTTCTCTAAATACAATACAAACTTCAATTTACTGTTAAGGGAATTAAACGTAGAAAAACTAAACACTTTTAATTTACAAACCTTCACCCATGAACAATGGTCAAACATTCAACGCAATGTACTTTTCCTGCGTTTGTTCAACAATGTCAAAATTCACTCTCAAGAGTCCCTTTTATCAAGAACGTTCGATAAATACTCTAAGTTAGTTGACAATGTTACTTTGGAAAGCTACAAGACGCAGGCCAAGAAACTTTACCACCACACTACAAAAACCATTTTAAGTGGAACAGATGGAAGTACGATTGGAATATTACTACTGACTATCCAATTGCTAATAATAGAGAAGGAATGGGAAAATGCTATCAGAATAGGagaattatttttaaatGAAAGCTGGAAATCgtcctttgaaaaattcaacgATTCACAAGCCATCGTGTGTTACATTTTATTTGAATTATACAAGATTAAGGGAAGAAACAACTCCAAAAGTGTTCTGCTTAAAAAATTAGGCTCCGTGAGAGTCCAATTGAGCGGAAAAATCCAAGAAAACATACCATTTTGGAAACACGTCGGGTTTGAATTATTGTCCATGGGTAATGCTAAAGAATCGAAGGCTTTACTCAGAGAGATTTCAAACTTTAGTAAAGGCGATGCAGATGTCCTTGTTGACAGAGTTGTTTCGTCAGATTCTTTGGATATAGCACAAGGTATAGATCTAGTGAGAgatattgatattgataaattaaTTCAACTTGGTGTGAAACCCTTAGAATCGTCAGCAAAGAGAAGTAAAAACACCGCAGTTAGCAAAGttcaaaagagaaaagttTTAGagctaaagaagaaaagaaagattaaACGCCtcgaaaaatttttacaagGTCGCGACACCTCCAAATTACCTGATCCTGAAAGGTGGCTGCCATTAAGAGACAGGTCTACTTATAggccaaagaaaaaacaacaagGTGCAAAACAAACTCAAGGTGGTGCtatgaacaaaaaatcagaaCAGGCCCTTGacatatcaaagaaagggAAGCCCACTGTTAATAAAAAGCCtaagaacaagaagaagggCCGTAAATAG
- the PUS1 gene encoding pseudouridine synthase PUS1 (tRNA:pseudouridine synthase; introduces pseudouridines at positions 26-28, 34-36, 65, and 67 of tRNA; also acts on U2 snRNA; also pseudouridylates some mRNAs, and pseudouridylation level varies with growth phase; nuclear protein that appears to be involved in tRNA export; PUS1 has a paralog, PUS2, that arose from the whole genome duplication), protein MSEENLRPAYDDQVNEDVYKRGAQSKLTKARKADFDDEKDKKKDNDKHIDKRPKSGPRLDENGNPLPKEPRLPKRKVAVMVGYCGTGYHGMQYNPPNPTIESALFKAFVEAGAISKDNSNDLKKNGFMRAARTDKGVHAGGNLISLKMIIEDPDIKQKINEKLPEGIRVWDIERVNKAFDCRKMCSSRWYEYLLPTYSLIGPKPGSILYRDIEESKTELPGVLDEDLESKEFWEEFKKDANEKFSTEEIEAILAYVPPARDEFDINEELYQKVKKYKQLENAHRRRYRISAAKLAKFRASTSQYLGAHNFHNFTLGKDFKEPSAIRFMKDIKVSDPFVIGDAQTEWISIKIHGQSFMLHQIRKMVSMATLITRCGCPVERISQAYGQQKINIPKAPALGLLLEAPVFEGYNKRLEQFGYKAIDFSKYQDEVDKFKMKHIYDKIYKEEVDENVFNAFFSYIDSFNKVTGAQGEETADKSGPAVQKSIFEFLTAKGIPGLTDAPESNKKIKQRKRMEEEEAASKKAEISSTTQSNEPEVQPEAAAN, encoded by the coding sequence ATGTCTGAAGAGAATTTGAGGCCTGCCTATGACGATCAAGTTAATGAGGATGTCTACAAGAGAGGCGCTCAGAGCAAATTGACCAAAGCTCGTAAGGCAGACTTCGACGATGAaaaggacaaaaaaaaggataatGACAAACACATAGATAAAAGACCAAAAAGCGGTCCTCGTTTGGATGAAAATGGCAATCCACTTCCCAAGGAGCCTCGTCTCCCAAAGAGAAAGGTGGCTGTTATGGTTGGTTACTGTGGTACTGGCTACCATGGTATGCAATATAATCCACCAAATCCAACCATCGAGTCTGCCCTATTCAAAGCATTTGTTGAAGCAGGTGCTATTTCCAAGGACAACTCCAacgatttgaaaaagaatggatTCATGAGAGCTGCAAGAACTGATAAGGGTGTCCATGCTGGAGGTAATTTAatatcattgaaaatgattatTGAAGATCCTGATATCAAGCAGAAGATCAACGAAAAGTTACCGGAAGGGATAAGGGTATGGGATATCGAGCGTGTGAACAAGGCGTTTGATTGTAGAAAAATGTGCAGTTCACGTTGGTACGAATACTTATTACCAACTTATTCACTCATTGGCCCCAAACCTGGTTCTATACTTTATAGAGACATCGAAGAAAGTAAAACAGAATTACCTGGTGTATTAGATGAAGATTTGGAATCCAAAGAATTTTGGGAAGAGTTTAAAAAAGATGcgaatgaaaaattttcaacagaAGAAATCGAAGCTATATTAGCATATGTTCCGCCCGCAAGAGATGAATTTGATATAAATGAAGAACTATACCAGAAGGTAAAAAAGTACAAGCAATTAGAAAATGCTCACCGTAGAAGATATCGTATATCCGCGGCAAAACTGGCCAAATTCCGTGCTTCTACAAGTCAATACCTTGGCGCTCATAACTTCCATAATTTTACATTAGGCAAGGACTTCAAAGAACCAAGTGCCATTCGATTTATGAAAGATATAAAAGTATCTGATCCATTTGTTATTGGCGATGCCCAAACAGAATGGATTTCCATCAAGATTCACGGCCAGTCTTTCATGCTACATCAAATTCGTAAGATGGTATCAATGGCAACCTTAATTACCCGTTGTGGTTGCCCCGTCGAACGCATTAGTCAGGCTTACGGACAGCAGAAGATTAATATTCCGAAGGCACCTGCATTAGGATTATTGTTAGAAGCTCCAGTATTTGAAGGTTATAATAAAAGACTAGAACAGTTTGGTTACAAGGCGATCgatttttccaaatatCAAGACGAAGTGGATAAGTTCAAAATGAAGCATATCTACGATAAGATCTACAAGGAAGAGGTGGACgaaaatgtttttaatGCGTTCTTTAGTTATATTGATAGTTTCAACAAGGTTACTGGAGCACAGGGAGAAGAAACTGCCGATAAATCGGGACCTGCTGTGCAAAAGAGTATCTTCGAATTCTTGACAGCTAAGGGTATCCCAGGTCTTACTGATGCGCCCGAGAGCAATAAGAAGATtaagcaaagaaaaagaatggaaGAGGAGGAAGCTGCTAGTAAAAAGGCTGAAATATCCAGCACCACTCAGAGCAACGAACCTGAAGTACAACCGGAAGCGGCAGCTAATTAG
- the LEA1 gene encoding U2 snRNP complex subunit LEA1 (Component of U2 snRNP complex; disruption causes reduced U2 snRNP levels; physically interacts with Msl1p; putative homolog of human U2A' snRNP protein) — translation MKFTPSIVIDAPQYYVDHFNGKYNVDKCVILRDLQLETDSESMPSSLKHLTKPTHILDLTNNDLIMIPDLSRRDDIHTLLLGRNNIVEVDGRLLPMNVQNLTLSNNSIRRFEDLQRLRRAPRTLKNLTLIGNQVCHLANYREHVLRLVPHLETLDFQNVTAEERKSAMSFPRQADGDTLGPVNTAIRDNGSRDKTMEIMNLVVSKMTVERRNELKKQLAEATSLEEIARLEKLLSGGV, via the coding sequence ATGAAGTTCACCCCTAGCATAGTTATTGATGCTCCGCAATATTATGTTGATCATTTTAATGGCAAGTATAACGTGGATAAATGTGTTATTTTAAGAGACCTGCAGCTAGAAACGGATTCAGAATCCATGCCATCCAGCTTAAAGCATTTGACCAAACCTACGCACATCTTGGATTTGACAAACAATGACCTTATCATGATTCCAGATCTATCAAGAAGAGACGATATACATACATTACTGTTGGGCCGAAACAATATCGTTGAAGTAGACGGTCGCCTATTGCCTATGAATGTACAGAACCTTACATTATCGAATAACAGCATAAGAAGGTTTGAAGATCTTCAAAGGTTGCGTAGAGCGCCCAGGACGTTGAAGAATCTAACTTTAATAGGGAATCAAGTATGTCATTTAGCCAATTATAGAGAACATGTACTTCGATTAGTACCGCATTTAGAGACTTTAGACTTTCAAAACGTAACAGCTGAGGAAAGAAAGAGCGCAATGAGCTTTCCAAGGCAGGCGGACGGCGATACGTTGGGCCCAGTAAATACTGCAATAAGAGATAATGGATCCAGAGATAAAACGATGGAGATCATGAATTTGGTGGTGAGTAAGATGACAGTAGagagaagaaatgaattgaaaaagcagTTAGCAGAAGCTACTTCTTTAGAAGAGATTGCCAGGCTGGAAAAACTACTCTCTGGTGGTGTTTAA